CGGGACAGGTACAGGTCTGGCACTTCTGGACCTGGCCGCATCATTTCCTGACAGTGAATTCCACGGTCTGGACATTTCCTATGGCATGATCAGACAGGCACTGCGGACAGCAACTCGTGCGCCCACCTCCTGCGCTCTATCCGTGGCAAACCGGATGTTCTTCCTTCAGGCCGATGCGGAAAGGCTGCCCTATTGCTCCAGTGTTTTTGACCTTGCGCTCTCCAATCTGACCTATCAATGGGTAGCGGATCACGGACAGGCTTTTGGGGAAGTCTGCCGGATTTTAAAGCCAGGCGGCAAGTTTGCCTTTTCCACCTTCGGACAGGGGACCTTGGCTGAGCTGCATACCGCTTTCCGGCAGGCTTGCCGGAAGCTGAAGGGGGAAGAAGCACCGCCGCAATCGCACGGTCAGGAGTTTCTCACTCTAGGGGAACTTGAGGCAGTCCTGCGGGACTGCGGATTTTCTCGTCTCAAGGTCAGGGAATGCGCCCTGCCCAGGATCTATCCTGATGTCCGTTCCCTG
This portion of the bacterium genome encodes:
- the bioC gene encoding malonyl-ACP O-methyltransferase BioC, encoding MPIHPLWINKKNVQRNFSAAAANYDRVSGLQREVSRLLLSCLPVSFCGAARVLDIGTGTGLALLDLAASFPDSEFHGLDISYGMIRQALRTATRAPTSCALSVANRMFFLQADAERLPYCSSVFDLALSNLTYQWVADHGQAFGEVCRILKPGGKFAFSTFGQGTLAELHTAFRQACRKLKGEEAPPQSHGQEFLTLGELEAVLRDCGFSRLKVRECALPRIYPDVRSLLMELKATGASNATLSRSAGLGGRKVLQEMQNYYEQHFHNGQGILATYQVILVQGEKIAK